A stretch of Arachis hypogaea cultivar Tifrunner chromosome 15, arahy.Tifrunner.gnm2.J5K5, whole genome shotgun sequence DNA encodes these proteins:
- the LOC112747030 gene encoding uncharacterized mitochondrial protein AtMg00810-like, with amino-acid sequence MGPLHYFLEIQVTKTSDEGLLMTQSKYVQDLLLKAGMSGCKPCHTPLPSTLKIQATRGAQFANPHMYRSVMGSLQYLTITRLELAYSVNKVAQFMPHPLEAH; translated from the coding sequence ATGGGTCCTTTACATTATTTTCTGGAAATTCAGGTCACTAAAACCAGTGATGAAGGACTGCTCATGACACAGAGCAAATATGTCCAAGACCTGCTGCTCAAAGCAGGGATGTCAGGGTGCAAACCATGCCATACACCCTTGCCTTCCACCTTGAAGATTCAGGCCACAAGGGGAGCTCAGTTTGCAAACCCTCATATGTATCGCTCAGTGATGGGGAGTCTGCAATACCTCACCATTACCAGACTTGAACTAGCATACAGTGTGAACAAAGTAGCACAATTTATGCCACATCCACTAGAGGCACATTGA